In a genomic window of Shouchella clausii:
- a CDS encoding ROK family protein: MVCGVANEKGEWLAKLTIPTKHPQETMPEIIAFFEEQQIDSLGIGSFGPLDLVKGSSTYGSLASTPKKGWQGYSLLGAFAHLNIPISITTDVNGAALAEAAVGAAKGLDSCVYITVGTGIGAGAVVNGTILEGLSHPEMGHIPVVRHKNDRYEGNCPYHGDCLEGLAAGPAIQGRWGKAGVELAEVSEVWEMEAYYLAQAIATYTYVLSPKRVILGGGVMKQRHLYPLIRKALATQINGYVEMGDLEEYVVPPGLGDDAGLTGAVLLAKQAFAQKGLKSANL, translated from the coding sequence ATGGTTTGTGGCGTCGCCAACGAAAAAGGCGAGTGGTTGGCGAAGCTGACGATTCCTACCAAACATCCACAAGAAACAATGCCAGAGATTATCGCGTTTTTTGAAGAACAACAAATTGATAGTTTGGGGATTGGCAGTTTTGGGCCACTTGATCTTGTAAAAGGATCTTCTACATACGGCTCACTGGCAAGTACGCCTAAAAAAGGATGGCAAGGCTATTCGCTCCTTGGCGCCTTTGCCCATTTAAACATTCCTATCTCGATTACAACAGATGTGAATGGAGCTGCGCTTGCTGAAGCTGCTGTTGGTGCTGCCAAGGGGCTTGACAGTTGCGTTTATATTACAGTCGGTACTGGCATTGGCGCTGGCGCAGTCGTAAACGGGACGATTTTGGAAGGGCTTAGCCATCCAGAAATGGGGCATATCCCTGTTGTACGCCATAAAAATGACCGCTATGAGGGCAATTGCCCATACCATGGTGATTGTCTTGAGGGGCTTGCTGCTGGTCCCGCTATTCAAGGGCGATGGGGCAAAGCAGGTGTAGAGCTTGCCGAAGTTAGCGAAGTATGGGAAATGGAAGCATACTATCTAGCCCAAGCAATCGCTACTTACACATACGTGCTGTCGCCAAAGCGAGTTATTTTAGGAGGCGGTGTCATGAAACAACGCCACTTGTATCCGCTTATTCGCAAAGCGTTGGCTACGCAAATCAATGGCTATGTGGAGATGGGCGATCTTGAGGAATATGTTGTGCCTCCAGGACTCGGCGATGACGCGGGTCTTACAGGAGCCGTTTTACTTGCTAAGCAAGCATTTGCCCAAAAGGGGCTTAAGTCGGCAAACCTATAG
- the galT gene encoding UDP-glucose--hexose-1-phosphate uridylyltransferase, with protein sequence MEKQIYTQIEKLLAYGVQKKLLPLADVDYSRNQLLDRLGLDAPMIGETLPETNEPIHDILAPILDWAADNGLLEANTVTYRDLFDTKLIDAILPRPSTVIDHFFRICEQQGPQAATAAFYQFCKDAHYIRTDRIALNESWLAPTPYGELEITINLSKPEKDPVAIAAAKKVAPSHYPKGLLAKENVGFAGRATHPARQNLRLIPVTLGNEQWYMQFSPYVYYEEHAIVLFEKQRPMQITADTFTRLLEFVQQYTHYFIGSNADLPIVGGSILSHDHYQAGAHTFPMAKAPLKKAFTLKGDPTIKAGIVKWPMSVIRLASADPASLQAAATAILSAWKTYSDPSLDIYANSDGTPHNTITPIARNKGGMFELDLVLRNNRTTKTHPLGLFHPHADVHAIKKENIGLIEVMGLAVLPGRLKQELAELATVLPSANAAEQIEQNETIAKHKEWALSLKEQKPNLITANVEALLKQEVGRLFATVLSHAGVFKDTDSGEAGFIRFLKKSDLI encoded by the coding sequence ATGGAAAAACAGATTTACACACAAATTGAAAAATTGCTTGCTTACGGCGTTCAAAAAAAGCTGCTCCCTCTTGCTGACGTCGACTATAGCCGAAACCAGCTACTGGACCGTCTTGGCCTCGATGCGCCGATGATCGGGGAAACGCTCCCTGAGACCAATGAGCCCATTCACGACATCCTTGCCCCGATTCTTGATTGGGCTGCAGACAATGGTCTCCTTGAAGCAAATACGGTCACATACCGGGACTTATTTGACACAAAATTGATCGATGCGATTTTGCCGCGTCCAAGTACGGTCATTGATCATTTTTTTCGTATTTGCGAACAACAAGGCCCACAAGCGGCTACTGCTGCGTTTTATCAGTTTTGCAAAGATGCCCATTACATTCGCACAGACAGGATCGCCTTAAATGAAAGTTGGCTTGCCCCTACCCCTTATGGCGAGCTCGAAATCACGATCAATCTATCCAAGCCGGAAAAAGACCCTGTTGCCATTGCTGCTGCCAAAAAGGTAGCCCCGTCCCACTATCCTAAAGGGCTTCTTGCCAAAGAAAATGTTGGCTTTGCCGGTCGAGCTACCCATCCGGCCCGGCAAAACTTGCGCTTAATCCCAGTAACACTTGGCAACGAACAGTGGTATATGCAGTTTTCTCCTTACGTCTATTATGAAGAACACGCCATTGTGCTTTTCGAAAAACAGCGGCCTATGCAGATTACCGCCGACACGTTTACAAGGTTGCTCGAATTTGTCCAACAATACACGCATTATTTTATTGGCTCCAATGCCGATTTGCCAATAGTCGGCGGTTCGATTTTAAGCCACGACCATTACCAAGCTGGAGCGCATACATTTCCAATGGCGAAAGCGCCGTTGAAAAAGGCTTTTACTCTAAAAGGAGATCCAACCATAAAAGCTGGCATTGTCAAGTGGCCTATGTCTGTCATTCGTCTCGCTAGCGCAGACCCAGCATCATTGCAAGCAGCGGCTACTGCTATCCTTTCGGCTTGGAAAACGTACAGCGACCCATCGCTCGACATTTATGCAAATAGTGACGGAACTCCTCATAATACGATTACACCGATTGCCCGCAACAAGGGCGGCATGTTTGAACTCGACCTCGTCCTTCGCAATAACCGGACGACAAAAACCCATCCGCTTGGGTTATTTCATCCACATGCGGACGTGCACGCTATCAAAAAAGAGAACATTGGCTTGATTGAAGTAATGGGCTTAGCCGTATTGCCTGGGCGCTTAAAACAAGAACTAGCTGAGCTAGCGACTGTCCTACCGAGCGCTAACGCAGCAGAACAAATTGAGCAAAATGAAACAATTGCAAAACACAAAGAGTGGGCGCTTTCGCTAAAAGAGCAAAAGCCGAACCTTATAACAGCGAATGTGGAAGCGCTCCTTAAGCAAGAAGTTGGTCGGTTGTTTGCGACTGTCCTCTCCCATGCTGGCGTCTTTAAAGATACCGACTCAGGAGAGGCTGGTTTCATCCGTTTTCTCAAAAAATCAGATTTGATATAA
- a CDS encoding galactokinase, translating into MNTNEIAAEFETLFGSLPDQLFFAPGRVNLIGEHTDYNGGFVFPAALTMGTYLAVRRTNTNEFRLASKNFSQRVAFPNKELSYNKEDDWGNYPKGVIAYFQHHGFDLGGADLYFFGNIPNGAGLSSSASIEMVTAYMISSLTGANWDRLDLVKACQHVENNFIGVNSGIMDQFAVGMGKADHALFLQTDSLQYELVPLTLGNHDIVITNSNKRRGLADSKYNERRAECEQALADLQATGLGIRTLSDVTPALLAKHRHAFSTATVAKRASHVVSENQRVLEAVTALKAGNLHDFGQLMNESHQSLANDYEVTGLELDALYQLQHRAPGCIGTRMTGAGFGGCTVSLVQTDKIEAFQAHVKKGYESEFGFQPSFYISRAGDGVTELPLAAAAD; encoded by the coding sequence ATGAACACGAATGAGATTGCTGCTGAATTTGAAACGCTTTTTGGCTCCTTGCCAGACCAGCTTTTTTTCGCGCCAGGCCGTGTGAACTTAATTGGGGAACATACCGATTATAATGGTGGTTTTGTCTTTCCCGCCGCTTTAACAATGGGAACTTACTTAGCAGTCCGCCGCACAAACACGAATGAATTTCGTTTAGCGAGCAAAAATTTTAGCCAACGGGTTGCTTTCCCAAACAAAGAACTTTCGTACAATAAAGAAGATGATTGGGGCAATTATCCTAAAGGCGTCATCGCTTATTTTCAACATCATGGTTTTGACTTAGGCGGGGCCGACCTTTATTTTTTTGGAAACATTCCTAATGGGGCAGGATTGTCTTCTTCAGCCTCGATTGAGATGGTGACAGCCTATATGATCTCTTCCCTTACAGGCGCCAATTGGGATCGCCTCGACCTTGTAAAAGCATGCCAGCATGTTGAAAACAACTTTATCGGCGTGAACAGCGGCATTATGGACCAATTTGCTGTTGGCATGGGCAAAGCGGACCATGCGCTATTTTTGCAAACGGACTCGTTGCAGTACGAACTTGTGCCATTAACATTGGGCAATCACGATATCGTGATTACCAATTCAAATAAACGCAGAGGGCTAGCTGATTCTAAATACAATGAACGACGGGCCGAGTGTGAACAAGCGCTCGCTGACCTTCAAGCAACTGGTCTTGGCATTCGTACATTAAGTGATGTCACACCGGCGTTGCTCGCAAAACACCGCCACGCTTTTTCAACGGCGACAGTTGCCAAACGAGCTAGCCATGTTGTCAGCGAAAACCAACGTGTGCTCGAAGCCGTAACGGCGCTAAAAGCAGGAAACCTTCATGACTTCGGGCAACTAATGAATGAGTCCCATCAATCGCTGGCAAACGATTACGAAGTAACGGGCTTAGAGCTTGATGCTTTATATCAGTTGCAACACCGAGCCCCTGGCTGCATCGGCACACGTATGACTGGAGCAGGATTTGGCGGCTGTACTGTCAGCCTTGTACAAACAGACAAAATTGAAGCGTTTCAAGCACACGTTAAAAAAGGCTACGAAAGCGAATTTGGCTTTCAACCAAGCTTCTATATTAGCCGCGCCGGTGATGGCGTAACCGAACTGCCTTTGGCCGCTGCGGCAGATTGA
- a CDS encoding MDR family MFS transporter: MKKTNSTSFVTAGLLLGIFMAAIDNTIVATAMGTIVGDLGHYEQFVWVTAGYMVAMMAGMPIYGKLSDMYGRKRFFVFGLLMFLLGSVLCGLSQTMNQLIAFRIIQGIGGGALMPIAFTIIFDLFPPEKRGKMTGLIGAVFGLSSVLGPLLGAFITEALSWHWIFYINVPIGAVALFLIVRYYKETMEASKQKIDWLGAGSLVLAVSCLMFALELGGGTYSWGSPTILLLFAAAAVLFTVFAFAERKAEEPIISFWMFKKRLFATSQLIAFAYGGTFVLLAVFIPIFVQAVFGGTASDAGTTLMPMMLGSVVGSMIGGALQTKISFRAMMVFSGVCFFTGMALLATMGTDVTRIALALYIALAGLGVGFSFSLLPAASINQLSPRFRGSANSTNSFLRSFGMTVGLAVFGTVQTLSFSNRLNGAFKEAPIQVESQNLQELFTPEGRAQIPPDVLSTITEAMSDSITFIFSLALIPIAVALVAAFFMGNDKVETSKSMKRNPSSEV, translated from the coding sequence ATGAAGAAAACAAATTCCACTTCCTTCGTAACAGCGGGTTTGCTGCTAGGCATTTTTATGGCCGCCATCGACAATACGATTGTAGCGACAGCAATGGGCACCATTGTTGGCGACCTCGGTCATTATGAGCAATTTGTATGGGTAACGGCTGGATATATGGTCGCGATGATGGCCGGTATGCCTATATACGGGAAATTATCTGACATGTATGGCCGGAAACGTTTTTTCGTATTTGGCTTGCTCATGTTTTTGCTTGGCTCTGTCTTATGTGGCCTGTCGCAAACGATGAATCAATTAATAGCGTTTCGCATCATTCAAGGGATCGGCGGCGGAGCCCTGATGCCTATAGCCTTTACGATTATTTTCGACCTCTTCCCGCCAGAGAAACGAGGAAAGATGACTGGGCTTATTGGCGCTGTGTTTGGCCTTTCCAGTGTCCTTGGACCTCTATTAGGTGCATTTATAACGGAAGCGCTAAGCTGGCATTGGATTTTTTATATCAATGTGCCAATCGGTGCGGTGGCGCTGTTTTTAATTGTCCGTTATTACAAAGAAACGATGGAGGCATCGAAACAAAAAATAGACTGGCTTGGCGCTGGATCCCTTGTTCTTGCAGTTAGTTGCTTAATGTTTGCCCTTGAACTTGGGGGCGGTACGTACAGTTGGGGTTCTCCAACGATCCTTTTGCTGTTTGCCGCTGCGGCGGTTCTGTTTACCGTGTTTGCGTTCGCCGAACGGAAAGCAGAGGAGCCGATCATTTCGTTTTGGATGTTTAAAAAACGTCTATTTGCCACGTCGCAGCTAATTGCCTTTGCTTACGGCGGCACATTTGTGCTTTTGGCTGTGTTTATTCCAATCTTTGTCCAGGCCGTATTCGGCGGTACGGCATCTGACGCTGGGACAACGTTAATGCCAATGATGCTTGGCTCGGTAGTTGGAAGCATGATTGGCGGAGCGCTGCAGACGAAAATCTCGTTTCGGGCAATGATGGTATTTTCAGGCGTCTGCTTTTTTACAGGCATGGCACTGCTAGCAACAATGGGTACAGATGTCACAAGAATAGCATTGGCGCTTTATATCGCTTTAGCTGGGCTAGGCGTAGGCTTTTCGTTTTCGCTTTTGCCTGCTGCTTCCATTAATCAATTATCGCCGCGATTCCGTGGTTCAGCCAACTCAACCAACTCGTTTTTGCGCTCATTTGGCATGACGGTCGGTCTCGCTGTTTTCGGTACTGTCCAAACGCTTTCCTTTTCCAACCGATTAAACGGAGCATTCAAGGAAGCACCAATTCAAGTGGAAAGCCAAAACTTACAAGAATTGTTTACGCCAGAAGGCAGAGCGCAAATACCGCCTGATGTGCTTAGCACAATTACGGAAGCGATGTCCGATTCAATTACATTTATCTTCTCCCTTGCGCTCATTCCGATTGCGGTTGCACTAGTAGCGGCGTTTTTTATGGGCAATGACAAGGTTGAGACAAGCAAAAGCATGAAACGGAACCCGTCGTCGGAAGTATAG
- a CDS encoding response regulator transcription factor, which yields MYHIYIVEDDQQIRRIMADHLERYGYRVTLAENFETIKQEFVAIQPDLVLLDINLPLYDGFYWCRQIRTVSNAPVLFISARTDDMNQVMAIENGGDDYITKPFHLEVLLAKVKSALRRSYGEYAHARDIQQTVRELDNLYFYPDRNELVYNDAKLELTKKEFLLFQRLAESPNTIVSRDELLETLWDEVDFVDDNTLSVNVTRLRKRLQELGITDAIQTIRGQGYRLDVNWGGHSS from the coding sequence ATGTACCATATTTATATAGTGGAAGATGACCAGCAAATTCGCCGGATTATGGCTGACCATTTAGAACGGTACGGCTATCGAGTTACATTGGCGGAGAATTTCGAAACGATCAAACAGGAATTTGTTGCGATTCAGCCTGATCTTGTCTTACTCGATATAAATTTGCCTCTTTATGATGGCTTTTATTGGTGTAGGCAAATCCGTACTGTTTCCAATGCGCCGGTGTTGTTTATCTCTGCCCGGACAGACGACATGAACCAAGTGATGGCGATTGAGAATGGCGGCGATGATTACATTACGAAACCATTTCATTTAGAAGTGCTACTGGCTAAAGTAAAAAGCGCCTTACGCCGATCCTACGGCGAGTACGCCCATGCCCGTGACATCCAGCAAACGGTAAGGGAACTGGACAACCTTTATTTTTACCCTGACCGAAATGAACTCGTCTATAACGATGCCAAATTGGAATTAACGAAGAAAGAGTTTTTATTGTTCCAACGTTTAGCGGAATCGCCAAATACGATTGTTAGTCGGGACGAGCTTTTGGAAACGCTGTGGGATGAAGTTGATTTTGTCGATGACAATACATTATCTGTAAATGTGACACGACTGCGAAAGCGCCTGCAAGAACTGGGCATCACTGATGCGATCCAAACGATCCGCGGGCAAGGATATAGACTAGACGTCAATTGGGGTGGGCACTCATCATGA
- a CDS encoding M20/M25/M40 family metallo-hydrolase, which produces MLSKHLPKRGLSRQTYSQIKRQSNREKRLAESRFAFFLQTKIEEAGMAMSERYPHAKRVYQLTLELMKQPSISGTTQEREMADRIVAVLERIPYYQAYPQHIKRVPLKGDSLGREAVVALLAKAPTTKKATMLLSHFDVVGVDDFGMYKEDAFTPDLLKEKLLAEQEGYLDKDARHELESNHYLFGRGSMDMKAGLAMQLSVLQDIADDKDAKANVCLVAVPDEEKLSMGMFAAIHELKAMQEDGWNFQACICSEPNFSAYPNDWNKYIYTGSTGKLLPFIYCIGKETHVGQPLEGINAAVMAAQLAVEMEWSERFSNKVDGEVSPSPTCLRIRDLKETYDVQTPNESYLFYNVLTLDSGPQEVMERVKEACNQASTLIYERLLRHRQAFGNESLTALVKQPKVYTLTDLYKLGVHKYGKHAFKDVYEEALSESVAETADYTTQTLAFARRVSAHFLDRAPFYLLLLAPPYYPHVRLDQKQDQSLLALVEELKQVCADQFGERLVQKTFFPGLSDVSYCRVTREAAAPDVALKEHMPLYERSYHIPLREIAALNIPTINLGPFGKDAHKRTERLELTYSTEVAPALLLHAVKRLAEQTD; this is translated from the coding sequence TTGCTAAGCAAGCATTTGCCCAAAAGGGGCTTAAGTCGGCAAACCTATAGCCAAATAAAAAGGCAAAGTAACAGAGAAAAACGCTTAGCGGAAAGCCGCTTTGCGTTTTTTCTACAAACCAAAATAGAGGAAGCGGGGATGGCGATGTCAGAACGGTACCCACATGCAAAGCGTGTCTATCAATTGACGCTGGAGCTAATGAAGCAGCCAAGCATTTCTGGAACGACACAAGAACGGGAAATGGCTGACCGCATTGTTGCGGTGCTAGAGCGGATTCCTTATTACCAAGCCTATCCGCAGCACATCAAACGCGTCCCTTTAAAAGGCGACTCTCTCGGACGGGAAGCGGTTGTCGCGCTTTTGGCGAAAGCGCCTACGACAAAAAAAGCGACGATGTTGTTAAGCCATTTTGATGTTGTTGGCGTCGATGATTTTGGAATGTATAAAGAGGATGCGTTTACTCCTGATTTGTTAAAAGAAAAGCTTTTGGCCGAGCAAGAGGGCTATCTTGACAAGGACGCACGTCATGAGTTGGAATCTAACCATTATTTGTTTGGACGTGGCAGTATGGACATGAAGGCCGGACTTGCGATGCAGTTGTCTGTTTTGCAAGACATCGCTGATGATAAAGACGCTAAAGCCAATGTATGTCTGGTCGCCGTGCCCGACGAAGAAAAGCTGTCAATGGGAATGTTTGCCGCTATCCATGAATTGAAAGCGATGCAGGAAGATGGCTGGAACTTCCAAGCATGCATTTGTTCGGAGCCGAATTTTTCTGCTTATCCGAATGATTGGAACAAATACATTTATACGGGCTCAACAGGGAAGCTGCTCCCGTTCATTTACTGTATCGGCAAGGAAACGCATGTTGGCCAACCGTTGGAAGGCATTAATGCTGCTGTTATGGCTGCCCAACTCGCCGTGGAAATGGAATGGTCAGAGCGGTTTTCGAATAAAGTCGATGGTGAAGTTTCTCCGTCGCCAACATGTTTGCGCATTCGAGACTTAAAGGAAACGTACGATGTGCAAACGCCAAATGAATCTTATTTATTTTATAATGTGTTAACGCTAGACTCAGGACCCCAGGAAGTTATGGAGCGTGTAAAAGAGGCTTGCAACCAGGCAAGCACGCTCATTTATGAGCGCCTTCTCCGCCATCGCCAAGCATTTGGCAATGAATCACTGACAGCACTAGTGAAACAGCCAAAAGTCTATACGTTAACTGATCTTTACAAGCTCGGAGTTCACAAGTATGGAAAGCATGCATTTAAGGACGTTTACGAAGAAGCATTATCCGAAAGTGTAGCGGAAACGGCTGATTACACGACGCAAACACTTGCATTTGCACGGCGAGTGTCAGCCCATTTTTTAGACAGGGCACCTTTTTATTTGCTGTTGCTTGCTCCGCCCTATTATCCACATGTGCGTCTTGACCAGAAACAAGATCAAAGTTTGTTGGCGCTTGTAGAGGAGCTCAAGCAAGTTTGTGCCGATCAATTTGGCGAACGACTTGTGCAAAAAACCTTTTTTCCAGGTCTCTCGGATGTGAGTTATTGCCGGGTAACGAGAGAGGCTGCTGCTCCAGATGTGGCATTGAAAGAGCATATGCCATTATACGAACGAAGTTATCACATTCCCTTAAGGGAAATCGCTGCGCTTAACATTCCGACAATAAACTTAGGGCCTTTTGGCAAAGACGCCCATAAGCGGACTGAACGTTTAGAATTGACATACTCCACGGAAGTGGCCCCAGCGTTACTACTTCATGCTGTGAAGCGGCTAGCGGAGCAAACAGATTAG
- a CDS encoding CpsB/CapC family capsule biosynthesis tyrosine phosphatase produces the protein MYDIINELLPASERISRTNSRMLEQMKRLHESGIQSLCYAPYFDAMEPDTYGKAIRAAIKAHQDQGILPLLPGHTLRLSYDLPEALRSGRALSLNDTMYVLIDIENKPITEIDLQLYELELAGYIPVILHPEKQTCFQNDTDKLYRLIKNGALAQIQAASLLGENGKKAKKLAQQFVKHKLAHAIASFEWPKDGSDCPLLKAVPLVERIEHPYGGEVAKNVMRILNGEQIAMDEPIRVERSRLSSFLN, from the coding sequence ATGTATGACATAATTAATGAATTACTTCCAGCCTCTGAAAGAATTTCACGTACCAATTCTCGCATGCTGGAACAAATGAAAAGACTACACGAATCAGGCATTCAATCGCTATGCTATGCTCCGTATTTTGACGCGATGGAGCCTGATACCTATGGAAAAGCGATTCGCGCTGCTATAAAGGCGCATCAAGATCAAGGTATATTGCCACTTTTGCCAGGCCATACATTGCGCCTTTCCTATGATCTTCCAGAAGCATTACGCTCTGGCCGTGCGCTTTCCCTAAATGATACGATGTACGTACTTATCGACATAGAGAATAAGCCAATTACTGAAATCGACTTACAATTATATGAGTTAGAGCTTGCCGGATATATACCGGTTATCCTTCATCCAGAAAAACAAACTTGCTTTCAAAATGACACAGACAAACTGTACCGCCTTATAAAAAACGGCGCCCTTGCGCAAATTCAAGCTGCAAGCCTGCTTGGGGAGAATGGAAAAAAAGCGAAAAAGCTTGCTCAACAGTTCGTTAAGCATAAGCTAGCCCATGCGATTGCTAGTTTTGAATGGCCAAAAGATGGCAGTGATTGCCCGCTTTTGAAAGCGGTCCCCCTTGTAGAACGAATTGAACATCCATATGGTGGTGAAGTCGCGAAAAACGTGATGAGGATTCTTAACGGTGAGCAAATAGCCATGGATGAACCCATCCGTGTGGAAAGAAGTCGTTTGTCCTCCTTTTTGAATTGA
- a CDS encoding IS1182 family transposase: MLSKQLEDKRMQMEMVWIEKLVPEDHLVRKLDAVINFDFIYDLVEDLYSKDKGRPSVDPVVLVKMVFIQYIFGIRSMRQTIKEIETNVAYRWFLGFGFEDKIPHFSTFGKNYVRRFRDSDVFEQIFYRILKQAMDKGFVNPDVAFIDSTPIKANANKRKHRKKVVRAETRAYQAQLEEEINGERVKNGKKPLPPSKKDPAREVKESTTDPESGYYAKSEREKMFAYSFHTACDANGFVLGTMVKPANVHDSQVFYELFDQLKDKVCRPKVVAVDAGYKTPAIAKKLQEEGVHPVMPYKRPMTPKGYIRKNEFVYDEYYDCFLCPQNQVLSYRTTNREGYREYVSDPRICETCPLLAQCTKSQNHQKLVLRHIWQDALDEAEHLRHTAKNRDIYAKRKETIERVFADLKQKHGLRWTNLKGLEKNAMQAMLVFAAMNLKKLATWSWRRNTPPTSKSPKSTHLFIINKTPLRIIFSKAFCLRSEHMAAIAMCFLYQI, encoded by the coding sequence ATGTTGTCCAAACAATTGGAAGATAAGCGGATGCAGATGGAGATGGTCTGGATTGAAAAGCTGGTGCCAGAGGATCATCTCGTTCGGAAGCTCGATGCAGTGATTAATTTTGATTTCATTTATGACCTTGTCGAAGATCTTTACTCAAAAGACAAGGGTCGTCCGAGTGTGGATCCCGTGGTGTTGGTCAAAATGGTGTTCATTCAATACATCTTTGGCATTCGTTCGATGCGTCAAACGATCAAAGAAATCGAAACCAACGTGGCCTACCGTTGGTTTTTAGGATTTGGCTTTGAGGACAAGATCCCCCACTTTTCTACGTTTGGGAAGAACTACGTTCGTCGTTTCCGGGACAGTGACGTGTTTGAACAAATTTTTTATCGCATTCTGAAACAAGCAATGGATAAAGGGTTTGTGAATCCAGACGTAGCTTTTATCGACTCGACCCCGATTAAAGCGAACGCCAATAAACGAAAGCATCGGAAAAAGGTCGTCCGTGCTGAGACGCGGGCCTATCAAGCCCAGTTGGAGGAGGAAATCAATGGGGAACGGGTGAAAAATGGAAAAAAGCCCTTACCTCCCTCGAAAAAAGATCCTGCGAGGGAGGTCAAGGAGAGTACCACGGATCCTGAGAGCGGCTACTATGCCAAAAGCGAGCGGGAAAAGATGTTTGCCTACAGTTTCCATACCGCTTGTGATGCCAATGGATTTGTTCTGGGAACCATGGTGAAACCGGCGAATGTCCACGACAGCCAAGTATTCTACGAACTGTTTGACCAATTGAAAGACAAGGTGTGCCGACCAAAGGTTGTCGCTGTGGATGCGGGCTATAAAACGCCTGCCATTGCCAAAAAACTTCAAGAAGAAGGCGTTCATCCTGTTATGCCTTATAAACGCCCGATGACCCCTAAAGGCTATATCCGAAAAAACGAGTTTGTCTATGATGAATACTACGATTGTTTTCTTTGCCCACAAAACCAGGTGCTTTCTTACCGAACGACGAATCGAGAGGGGTACCGGGAATATGTCTCCGACCCTCGGATTTGTGAGACGTGCCCGCTGCTCGCTCAATGTACAAAGAGCCAAAACCACCAAAAGCTCGTTCTTCGCCATATTTGGCAAGATGCCCTGGATGAGGCAGAACATCTGAGGCATACGGCAAAGAACCGAGACATCTACGCCAAGCGCAAAGAAACGATTGAGCGTGTCTTTGCCGATCTGAAACAGAAGCATGGTCTGCGTTGGACCAACCTGAAAGGGTTGGAAAAAAATGCAATGCAGGCGATGCTTGTTTTTGCTGCGATGAACTTGAAAAAATTAGCCACCTGGAGTTGGAGGAGGAACACCCCTCCAACTTCAAAGTCTCCAAAGTCCACCCACCTTTTTATCATCAACAAAACGCCTTTGAGAATCATTTTCTCAAAGGCGTTTTGTCTACGCTCTGAACACATGGCGGCAATCGCCATGTGTTTTTTATATCAAATCTGA
- a CDS encoding class I SAM-dependent methyltransferase, producing the protein MQKGSPSLTSIISAFGRAYHSQFDQPKIFDDYLADRLLSEDEYEEIKANMIQGIGFFNEEIAQKWKGHSEQILKWITQVQLSPTPLARASYCEGVLLNEVRLGAKQYVILGAGLDTFCFRHPELQDTLDIFEVDSPMTQEFKKKKLEQAGFEIPSHLHFVPMDFSKTFSGQPLIEAGFAGKKTFFSLLGVSYYLTKEELSSLIAHLFALVPTGSSIVFDYADETLFEEKGVSNRVENMVKMAAASGEPMKSCYSYSEMEWLLEQCGLLIYETLTPEKINERYFSNRQDHLSAFETIHYVHAVKK; encoded by the coding sequence TTGCAAAAGGGGAGTCCTAGTTTAACTTCTATTATTTCTGCATTTGGAAGAGCATACCATAGTCAGTTTGATCAACCGAAGATTTTTGATGATTATTTAGCGGACCGTTTGCTCTCCGAAGACGAATATGAGGAGATCAAGGCCAACATGATTCAGGGGATTGGTTTTTTTAACGAAGAAATTGCCCAAAAATGGAAAGGCCATTCGGAACAGATATTAAAGTGGATTACCCAAGTACAACTTTCTCCAACGCCTTTAGCGCGTGCCTCCTATTGTGAAGGCGTGCTTCTGAATGAAGTGCGGCTAGGGGCCAAACAGTACGTCATCCTTGGTGCAGGTTTGGACACATTTTGTTTTAGGCATCCAGAGCTGCAGGATACATTAGACATTTTTGAGGTTGATTCTCCGATGACGCAGGAATTTAAGAAGAAAAAGTTAGAGCAGGCTGGTTTTGAGATTCCAAGCCACCTTCATTTCGTTCCTATGGACTTCAGCAAGACGTTTTCTGGGCAACCATTAATCGAGGCAGGGTTTGCTGGCAAGAAGACGTTCTTTAGCCTTTTAGGTGTTTCCTACTATTTGACGAAGGAAGAGCTTTCAAGCTTAATTGCCCATTTGTTTGCCCTTGTGCCAACGGGAAGTTCGATTGTGTTTGATTATGCAGATGAGACGCTTTTTGAAGAAAAAGGGGTTTCAAATCGAGTCGAAAACATGGTGAAAATGGCAGCCGCAAGTGGAGAGCCGATGAAGTCCTGTTATTCTTATAGTGAAATGGAATGGCTATTGGAACAATGCGGTTTGCTTATCTATGAGACGCTTACGCCTGAGAAAATCAATGAACGGTACTTTTCTAACAGGCAAGATCATTTGTCAGCATTTGAAACCATTCATTATGTTCATGCAGTCAAAAAATAA